A single Tenacibaculum sp. Bg11-29 DNA region contains:
- a CDS encoding rhomboid family intramembrane serine protease, with amino-acid sequence MGKLTDAIKHLIIINVIMYFAPQFLNLDLTNIFALHYPQNEHFGVWQYVTHTFMHGSTMHLLFNMYALWAFGTPLEQMWGRNKFLFFYFSAGIGAGLIYTLVNYYQFNGIYEQLVTLGISPSEIQNVLNTGQYNDDIITLSNKTMSEFYSLYHTPAVGASGAVYGILVAFGLTFPNAKLALIFFPVPIAAKYFIPLMIASDLFFGVTKYSIGNVAHFAHIGGALIGFIIAWYWRKKQLKSY; translated from the coding sequence ATGGGAAAATTAACTGACGCTATAAAGCATTTAATAATCATTAACGTGATTATGTATTTTGCTCCACAGTTTTTAAACTTAGATTTAACAAATATTTTCGCTTTGCATTATCCGCAAAACGAACATTTTGGAGTTTGGCAATATGTTACGCATACTTTTATGCATGGTAGTACAATGCACTTACTTTTTAACATGTATGCTTTATGGGCTTTTGGGACACCTTTAGAACAAATGTGGGGTAGAAATAAATTTCTATTTTTTTACTTCTCAGCAGGTATAGGTGCAGGTTTAATTTACACACTTGTAAATTACTACCAGTTTAACGGAATATATGAACAATTAGTTACTCTAGGAATTTCTCCTTCTGAAATACAAAACGTTTTAAATACAGGACAGTACAATGATGACATTATAACACTCTCTAATAAAACAATGAGTGAGTTTTATAGTTTATATCATACCCCTGCTGTTGGAGCATCTGGCGCTGTTTATGGTATTTTAGTTGCTTTTGGTTTAACGTTTCCGAATGCTAAACTAGCCTTAATCTTTTTCCCAGTACCAATCGCCGCGAAGTACTTTATTCCATTAATGATTGCTAGTGATTTATTTTTTGGAGTTACAAAATACTCTATTGGTAATGTTGCACATTTTGCACATATTGGAGGAGCTCTAATTGGTTTTATAATTGCTTGGTATTGGAGAAAAAAACAACTTAAATCTTACTAA